Proteins from a genomic interval of Indicator indicator isolate 239-I01 chromosome 1, UM_Iind_1.1, whole genome shotgun sequence:
- the GPM6B gene encoding neuronal membrane glycoprotein M6-b isoform X4, with amino-acid sequence MKPAMETAAEENAEQSQEKKGCFECCIKCLGGVPYASLVATILCFSGVALFCGCGHVALTGTVSILEQHFSTTASDHALLSEVIQLMQYVIYGIASFFFLYGIILLAEGFYTTSAVKELHGEFKTTACGRCISGMFVFLTYVLGVAWLGVFGFSAVPVFMFYNIWSTCEVIKSLQTNVTVPGDQICVDIRQYGIIPWNAVPGKACGPILENICNTNEFYMSYHLFIVACAGAGATVIALLIYMMATTYNYAVLKFKSREDCCTKF; translated from the exons ATGAAGCCAGCCATGGAAACTGCAGCGGAGGAAAATGCAGAACAAAGCCAAGAGAAAAAAG GTTGCTTTGAATGTTGCATTAAGTGCCTAGGAGGAGTGCCATATGCTTCGCTCGTGGCTACCATTCTCTGCTTCTCGGGGGTAGCGTTGTTTTGCGGCTGCGGCCACGTGGCGCTCACGGGAACTGTGTCTATCCTGGAGCAGCACTTCTCCACGACTGCCAGTGACCATGCTTTGCTGAGTGAAGT AATACAGCTGATGCAGTATGTAATCTATGGCATTGCATCGTTTTTCTTCTTATATGGAATAATCCTCTTGGCAGAAGGCTTTTATACAACAAGTGCAGTGAAGGAGCTGCATGGAGAGTTCAAAACAACAGCCTGTGGTCGCTGCATCAGTGGAATG tttgtttttcttacctATGTGCTTGGAGTGGCCTGGCTTGGAGTCTTTGGCTTCTCAGCCGTGCCTGTCTTTATGTTCTATAACATATGGTCAACCTGCGAAGTCATCAAATCTCTTCAGACAAATGTGACAGTTCCTGGGGACCAGATCTGTGTGGACATCAGGCAATACG GTATTATCCCTTGGAATGCTGTACCTGGCAAAGCCTGTGGGCCGATTTTAGAGAACATCTGCAACACAAATGAG TTCTACATGTCTTACCACCTGTTCATTGTGGcttgtgctggagctggtgccACTGTCATAGCATTG CTGATCTACATGATGGCTACTACATATAACTATGCTGTTTTGAAGTTTAAGAGTCGGGAAGATTGCTGCACTAAATTCTAA
- the GPM6B gene encoding neuronal membrane glycoprotein M6-b isoform X3, with protein MKPAMETAAEENAEQSQEKKGCFECCIKCLGGVPYASLVATILCFSGVALFCGCGHVALTGTVSILEQHFSTTASDHALLSEVIQLMQYVIYGIASFFFLYGIILLAEGFYTTSAVKELHGEFKTTACGRCISGMFVFLTYVLGVAWLGVFGFSAVPVFMFYNIWSTCEVIKSLQTNVTVPGDQICVDIRQYGIIPWNAVPGKACGPILENICNTNEFYMSYHLFIVACAGAGATVIALIHFLMILSSNWAYLKDASKMQAYQDIKAKEEQELQDIQSRSKEQLNSYT; from the exons ATGAAGCCAGCCATGGAAACTGCAGCGGAGGAAAATGCAGAACAAAGCCAAGAGAAAAAAG GTTGCTTTGAATGTTGCATTAAGTGCCTAGGAGGAGTGCCATATGCTTCGCTCGTGGCTACCATTCTCTGCTTCTCGGGGGTAGCGTTGTTTTGCGGCTGCGGCCACGTGGCGCTCACGGGAACTGTGTCTATCCTGGAGCAGCACTTCTCCACGACTGCCAGTGACCATGCTTTGCTGAGTGAAGT AATACAGCTGATGCAGTATGTAATCTATGGCATTGCATCGTTTTTCTTCTTATATGGAATAATCCTCTTGGCAGAAGGCTTTTATACAACAAGTGCAGTGAAGGAGCTGCATGGAGAGTTCAAAACAACAGCCTGTGGTCGCTGCATCAGTGGAATG tttgtttttcttacctATGTGCTTGGAGTGGCCTGGCTTGGAGTCTTTGGCTTCTCAGCCGTGCCTGTCTTTATGTTCTATAACATATGGTCAACCTGCGAAGTCATCAAATCTCTTCAGACAAATGTGACAGTTCCTGGGGACCAGATCTGTGTGGACATCAGGCAATACG GTATTATCCCTTGGAATGCTGTACCTGGCAAAGCCTGTGGGCCGATTTTAGAGAACATCTGCAACACAAATGAG TTCTACATGTCTTACCACCTGTTCATTGTGGcttgtgctggagctggtgccACTGTCATAGCATTG ATCCACTTCCTCATGATACTGTCTTCTAACTGGGCCTACTTAAAGGATGCCAGCAAAATGCAGGCCTACCAAGATatcaaagcaaaagaagagcaGGAGCTTCAGGATATCCAGTCTCGGTCAAAAGAGCAACTCAATTCTTACACATAA
- the GPM6B gene encoding neuronal membrane glycoprotein M6-b isoform X1, which produces MKPAMETAAEENAEQSQEKKVITRPEMEIGRYHWMYRSSRPHRYHHVPAVRGNISPLGIQGCFECCIKCLGGVPYASLVATILCFSGVALFCGCGHVALTGTVSILEQHFSTTASDHALLSEVIQLMQYVIYGIASFFFLYGIILLAEGFYTTSAVKELHGEFKTTACGRCISGMFVFLTYVLGVAWLGVFGFSAVPVFMFYNIWSTCEVIKSLQTNVTVPGDQICVDIRQYGIIPWNAVPGKACGPILENICNTNEFYMSYHLFIVACAGAGATVIALIHFLMILSSNWAYLKDASKMQAYQDIKAKEEQELQDIQSRSKEQLNSYT; this is translated from the exons ATGAAGCCAGCCATGGAAACTGCAGCGGAGGAAAATGCAGAACAAAGCCAAGAGAAAAAAG TGATCACCAGACCAGAAATGGAAATTGGCAGGTACCACTGGATGTACAGGAGTTCAAGGCCACACCGGTACCATCATGTGCCAGCAGTGAGAGGCAATATTAGTCCTTTGGGGATTCAAG GTTGCTTTGAATGTTGCATTAAGTGCCTAGGAGGAGTGCCATATGCTTCGCTCGTGGCTACCATTCTCTGCTTCTCGGGGGTAGCGTTGTTTTGCGGCTGCGGCCACGTGGCGCTCACGGGAACTGTGTCTATCCTGGAGCAGCACTTCTCCACGACTGCCAGTGACCATGCTTTGCTGAGTGAAGT AATACAGCTGATGCAGTATGTAATCTATGGCATTGCATCGTTTTTCTTCTTATATGGAATAATCCTCTTGGCAGAAGGCTTTTATACAACAAGTGCAGTGAAGGAGCTGCATGGAGAGTTCAAAACAACAGCCTGTGGTCGCTGCATCAGTGGAATG tttgtttttcttacctATGTGCTTGGAGTGGCCTGGCTTGGAGTCTTTGGCTTCTCAGCCGTGCCTGTCTTTATGTTCTATAACATATGGTCAACCTGCGAAGTCATCAAATCTCTTCAGACAAATGTGACAGTTCCTGGGGACCAGATCTGTGTGGACATCAGGCAATACG GTATTATCCCTTGGAATGCTGTACCTGGCAAAGCCTGTGGGCCGATTTTAGAGAACATCTGCAACACAAATGAG TTCTACATGTCTTACCACCTGTTCATTGTGGcttgtgctggagctggtgccACTGTCATAGCATTG ATCCACTTCCTCATGATACTGTCTTCTAACTGGGCCTACTTAAAGGATGCCAGCAAAATGCAGGCCTACCAAGATatcaaagcaaaagaagagcaGGAGCTTCAGGATATCCAGTCTCGGTCAAAAGAGCAACTCAATTCTTACACATAA
- the GPM6B gene encoding neuronal membrane glycoprotein M6-b isoform X2 produces the protein MKPAMETAAEENAEQSQEKKVITRPEMEIGRYHWMYRSSRPHRYHHVPAVRGNISPLGIQGCFECCIKCLGGVPYASLVATILCFSGVALFCGCGHVALTGTVSILEQHFSTTASDHALLSEVIQLMQYVIYGIASFFFLYGIILLAEGFYTTSAVKELHGEFKTTACGRCISGMFVFLTYVLGVAWLGVFGFSAVPVFMFYNIWSTCEVIKSLQTNVTVPGDQICVDIRQYGIIPWNAVPGKACGPILENICNTNEFYMSYHLFIVACAGAGATVIALLIYMMATTYNYAVLKFKSREDCCTKF, from the exons ATGAAGCCAGCCATGGAAACTGCAGCGGAGGAAAATGCAGAACAAAGCCAAGAGAAAAAAG TGATCACCAGACCAGAAATGGAAATTGGCAGGTACCACTGGATGTACAGGAGTTCAAGGCCACACCGGTACCATCATGTGCCAGCAGTGAGAGGCAATATTAGTCCTTTGGGGATTCAAG GTTGCTTTGAATGTTGCATTAAGTGCCTAGGAGGAGTGCCATATGCTTCGCTCGTGGCTACCATTCTCTGCTTCTCGGGGGTAGCGTTGTTTTGCGGCTGCGGCCACGTGGCGCTCACGGGAACTGTGTCTATCCTGGAGCAGCACTTCTCCACGACTGCCAGTGACCATGCTTTGCTGAGTGAAGT AATACAGCTGATGCAGTATGTAATCTATGGCATTGCATCGTTTTTCTTCTTATATGGAATAATCCTCTTGGCAGAAGGCTTTTATACAACAAGTGCAGTGAAGGAGCTGCATGGAGAGTTCAAAACAACAGCCTGTGGTCGCTGCATCAGTGGAATG tttgtttttcttacctATGTGCTTGGAGTGGCCTGGCTTGGAGTCTTTGGCTTCTCAGCCGTGCCTGTCTTTATGTTCTATAACATATGGTCAACCTGCGAAGTCATCAAATCTCTTCAGACAAATGTGACAGTTCCTGGGGACCAGATCTGTGTGGACATCAGGCAATACG GTATTATCCCTTGGAATGCTGTACCTGGCAAAGCCTGTGGGCCGATTTTAGAGAACATCTGCAACACAAATGAG TTCTACATGTCTTACCACCTGTTCATTGTGGcttgtgctggagctggtgccACTGTCATAGCATTG CTGATCTACATGATGGCTACTACATATAACTATGCTGTTTTGAAGTTTAAGAGTCGGGAAGATTGCTGCACTAAATTCTAA